The following nucleotide sequence is from Ignavibacteria bacterium.
GAGTATATCACTTTGAAAGTTTATGATATACTAGGTAGAGAAGTCGCAGTACTTGTTGATGAAGTTAAAGAAGCTGGAACATACTCTTTACCATTTTCCGCTTACCATCTCCCCTTATCCAGCGGAGTTTACTTCTATCAACTCACAGCCAGTAAAAATAGAATCACTAAAAAGATGTGTTTGATTAGATAGTTCCTCCGAAAGTATTAAAAACCCAACTTTTTCAATTTTGTCAGAATTTTAAAAGTTGGGTTTTTCTGATCTTCCAATTGTTATTCTCTCCACTGATAAATATCTTTGCAATGAAATTTATCAACTCGCATGGAATATATTATAATTTGTCTTGCGGCACTTCTGACTTCCGGATTAACACTTTTTTCTGGATTTGGACTCGGCACATTGCTAATGCCTGTTTTTGCAGTTTTCTTTCCGATCGATCTTGCAATTGGAATGACAGCAATAGTTCACTTTTTGAACAACATTTTCAAATTGTATCTGCTTGGCAGACATGCGGATAAAAGCGTTGTCCTTAGATTTGGAATTCCGGCAATAGTTACCGCATTGATCGGGGCACAGGTTCTCATTTTGCTTTCTGGAATTGAACCTTTGTTCGAATATGATTTGTTCAGCAAAGCGCTGATAGTTACTCCGGTAAAATTTGTAATTGCTGTCTTAATGATCGTCTTCGCATTGTTTGAAATCATTCCAACGCTTGATAAATTTTCAGTTGAAAAAAAATATTTGCCATTGGGCGGAATGCTCAGCGGATTCTTCGGCGGACTTTCTGGTCATCAAGGGGCTTTGCGGAGTGCATTTTTAGTCAGATGCGGATTGACTAAAGAAAGTTTTATTGCAACTGGCGTAGTAATCGCATGTCTGGTGGATGTTTCGAGACTATTGGTCTACACTTCACATTTCACTTCTGAAGGATTGAGCACAAATCTTTATTTACTGATTGCTGCAACGCTTTCAGCTTTTCTTGGCGCATTCATCGGAAATAAGCTTGTTAAAAAAGTTACAATGAAGGGTATTCAAGCAGTCGTCTCTATCATGCTATTTGCAATTGCCGTTGGATTGGGAAGCGGATTGATTTAAATTGGTTTGTGTGATCGATTAAAGCAACTGATTCACACTAGTGACACAGATTAATCAGATTGCGGAAAATAATTAAAGGAAAAATATGTCAAGTTTAATAAATGAAAAAATTCAGCAAGCGATTGAAATCTTAAAAGAAAAAAATATCGATATGTGGCTAACGTTCGTCCGTGAATCGGGAAACATGAAAGACCCGATGATTGATATGATCGTCGGTACAGGATGTACATGGCAGACTGCATACATTATCACAAAACATGGGGATACAATTGCGATACTTGGGAGTCTCGATGTTGCGAATATGCAGTCCAAAGGAACTTATAAAAAAATCATTGGATATGTTAAAGGTATTCGGGAAGAATTACAAAAAACTCTGAGCAGAATTGATCCAAATAAGATTGCAGTCAATTATTCGCTCGATAATAATCTCGCAGATGGGCTTACTCACGGAATGTACTTGCAGATAATTGAACATCTAAGCGGAACGCCATACTCAGAACGATTAGTTTCTTCGGAAGAGATTGTTACCTCACTCAGAGGACGAAAGTCGCAATCAGAACTCAGGCTGATGAAGGAAGCAATAAAAATTACACTCGATTTGTTTGACAAAGTTTCAGGTTTCATCAAGCCTGGCGTTTCTGAAAAGCAGGTTGCAGGTTTTTTGTTGGATGAAGTAAAAAAATTGAATCTCGAAACTGCTTGGGAAGTTGAGCATTGCCCCGCAGTATTTACCGGACCCGATACAGCAGGTGCACATGCAGGCCCAACCGATAGACTCGTTCAGCCCGGACATGTTTTGAATATCGATTTCGGGGTGAAGTATAAAGAGTATTGTTCAGATCTGCAAAGAACTTGGTACATATTGAGAGAAGGTGAAACCGAAGCTCCGCCGGAAGTAAAACGCGGATTTCAAGTCATTGTAGATGCAATTCAGAAATCTGCAGATGCAATTCGCCCGGGAAAACAAGGATGCGAGATTGATGACATCGCACGGAATTACATCGTAGAAAATGGATACGAAGAATATCCGCACGGACTCGGACATCAAATCGGAAGAAAAGCTCATGACGGCGGCGGACTGCTTGCACCCCGCTGGGAACGCTACGGAAATATTCCTTTCATCCCGATTGAGAAGGGACAAGTCTACACAATCGAACCAAGATTGACTATAAAAGATTACGGCATCGCAACAATTGAAGAAATGGTCTTTGTGAATGATGATGGAGTGGATTTTCTATCCGAACCGCAAAAGGAAATTTATTTGATTTAATTGCAGAAGAATAATTTAAGTACTAGAACACTGATAACACAGATTAGACAGATTTTCACAGATTAACACAAACATCAAAAAATCAGTTTATAGAATTAAATCAGCTGAATCCGCGTTCCATTAAACGCGATATCTAAATCTTCAGCATTTTTGTATTGCCGAGGTAGGTAGTAAGTGATGGGTCTTTCAATTTAGAGAGTTTGCTGGTTATTTCCTGCATACGTTTTATAGCATCATTCATTAAATCAATATCATCTTGAATTTCGTCAAGATTTTTTTGTGCAATGTTTTTTTTCATCGAAGCCATTGCCATTGTGAACGCACTCAATGGGTTGTTCATCTGATGTCCAAGTGTCGCAGCCATTTCAAGCAAAGCTCTATCATGTTCAGATTTTTTTAATTCA
It contains:
- a CDS encoding T9SS type A sorting domain-containing protein gives rise to the protein EYITLKVYDILGREVAVLVDEVKEAGTYSLPFSAYHLPLSSGVYFYQLTASKNRITKKMCLIR
- a CDS encoding sulfite exporter TauE/SafE family protein, which translates into the protein MEYIIICLAALLTSGLTLFSGFGLGTLLMPVFAVFFPIDLAIGMTAIVHFLNNIFKLYLLGRHADKSVVLRFGIPAIVTALIGAQVLILLSGIEPLFEYDLFSKALIVTPVKFVIAVLMIVFALFEIIPTLDKFSVEKKYLPLGGMLSGFFGGLSGHQGALRSAFLVRCGLTKESFIATGVVIACLVDVSRLLVYTSHFTSEGLSTNLYLLIAATLSAFLGAFIGNKLVKKVTMKGIQAVVSIMLFAIAVGLGSGLI
- a CDS encoding aminopeptidase P family protein, with the protein product MSSLINEKIQQAIEILKEKNIDMWLTFVRESGNMKDPMIDMIVGTGCTWQTAYIITKHGDTIAILGSLDVANMQSKGTYKKIIGYVKGIREELQKTLSRIDPNKIAVNYSLDNNLADGLTHGMYLQIIEHLSGTPYSERLVSSEEIVTSLRGRKSQSELRLMKEAIKITLDLFDKVSGFIKPGVSEKQVAGFLLDEVKKLNLETAWEVEHCPAVFTGPDTAGAHAGPTDRLVQPGHVLNIDFGVKYKEYCSDLQRTWYILREGETEAPPEVKRGFQVIVDAIQKSADAIRPGKQGCEIDDIARNYIVENGYEEYPHGLGHQIGRKAHDGGGLLAPRWERYGNIPFIPIEKGQVYTIEPRLTIKDYGIATIEEMVFVNDDGVDFLSEPQKEIYLI